CTTTGTGGCAGTTCACTACTCGACAGAGAGTAGGACAAAAGCGAACGCTTTTGAACGTTGCGCAGCAACGGCCCGAAGGGTGAATTACAACGTAATTCATAAACTGCCAGGCATCAAATTAGCAGTAGACCGGGGTGACAACCGGGAGTATTACAGTAAAGAAATTCGGTGGAGCGGTAGTTCAGTCGGTTAGAATACCTGCCTGTCACGCAGGGGGTCGCGGGTTCGAGTCCCGTCCGTTCCGCCACCCTAATTAGGGGCGTAGTTCAATTGGTAGAGCACCGGTCTCCAAAACCGGGTGTTGGGAGTTCGAGTCTCTCCGCCCCTGCCAGAAAATTATCCTTTGCTTCGGCAAAGGATTTTTTTTGCCTAAAATTCGGCCAGTAACCTGGCAAATTATACCTCCAGCCTTGTCAGGCTCCCGCCTTTCAGCGGGAATAAACATCACTCAAAAACAACAACCTTCAAAATTTCACGGATCTGCGACTGCTTATCGCTGTTTTGCAACCAGATTGCATACAAAGGACGCGTCAGCGTCATGCTGTCAGTCACCGTATGCATTCCTCCCTTTTCTTCTGCCCAGCTTACGGGCAGCCATGTGCAGCCATTTAATCCTGCCAGTTGCCGACGCGCTAAATCAGCAGAACTGGTCGTCAGGACAGGAATATCATCGCTGGCAATCAGTCCTTGCTCATGCTGCTGGAAATCGGCACCCCATTCCAGACGCAGGTAATTAAGATCGGCCTTCAACTGTGAGGCTGATGCGCAATACAGTGCCAGTGTAAAATGCCCCAGTAACTGGCTGCTGAACTCATCCATTTTAGGCGTTTCTGTCGTAATCAGCAGATCCAGCTGCCGTTCATGCAGTTGTTTTACCAGAGATTGTCTCTGAGCAATTCGTGCCTCAAACTGCAAACCTTCATGCGCCTGATACAATTTTCCTAACCATTCTGTCAGCAGGCACTCCCATAGCGAAGCACTGGCTCCGATAGAAAATTCATTGTGACGAGATGTGTTTGCGACATCCTTACGCGCAGCCTGCCAGGTATTCATTAGCGTTTCGGCATAGGGTAAAAGCTTTTCACCTGCCGCCGTCAGGCGGATATTATTGCGATGGCGGGTAAAAAGATTCACACCAAGCTGATTTTCAAGCTGACGAATACGGAAACTCACTGCAGATTGCGTCAGATACAGCGCTTCTGCGGCACGTCCAAAATGGCGAGTTTTACTCACTTCAAGAAAAGTTTTTAATAATTCCGTATCCACATCTTTCTCCGCAAAAAATTTTGTCGTTATGATTTAAATGTTTTGTTTTACACTCTGTCAAGCGTAACTAATACTCCGCGCCATAAATAGCTCGGCCAGAAGAATTAGGAGCGTGTAGGATGGCGGAAAGCTTTACGACGACTAATCGATATTTCGACAACAAATACTACCCACGTGGGTTCTCTCGTCACGGTGATTTCACCATCAAAGAGGCTCAACTGCTTGAACGCCATGGTTATGCCTTTAACGAGCTTGACCTGGGTAAACGTGAACCCGCAACCGAAGAAGAAGTTCAATTTGTCGCGGTCTGCCGCGGTCAGCGTGAACCGGTTACGGAAGCAGAGCGTGTGTGGTCCAAGTATATGACGCGCATTAAGCGTCCTAAGCGCTTTCATACCCTGTCTGGTGGTAAACCTCAGGTGGAAGGTGCAGAAGACTATACTGAATCAGAAGATTAAGTCAGAAGGGGCGTAAGCCCCTTTTTTACGTCATCATCTTTTGAAGATGAATCAGCAGTCGATCAATAGCCCGATAGCCCAGTGCTTCCTGCAAATGATGGCGTTCCAGCCGTTCGCACCGTTCAATATCAGCAATAGTACGTGCGACCTTGAGCAAACGCTGCCAGGCGCGAATTGAGAGCCCGAGCTGCGTTAGCGTCTGCTCCAGCCAGAGTGCATCCTCATCACGTAATCGGCAGTGTTCACGTAATGCGTTGCTGTCGAGCCGGGCATTTAATGTGCGCTGTCGGCTGTGCTGACGCTCCTGAGACTCAATGACGCGCTGTCGTACCTCCTCACTGCTTTCGCCTCTTTTTACCGGCTGACTTAGTAAACCGGGTGGAGGAAGCGGGATTTCCAGCGACATATCAAAACGATCGAGGAAGGGACCTGACAGGCGGCCCAGGTAGCGTAGCGTCTGTTCGGGCGAACAGCGGTTATGTTTACCCTGATAATGTCCTGTAGGGCTGGGATTCATTGCTGCAATTAGTTGAAAGCGTGCCGGATAGGTGATCTTCGCTCGGGTGCGCGAAATATGAATTCGGCCTGACTCAATAGGTTCACGTAACGCATCCAGTACGCGTCGTTCAAATTCAGGCAATTCATCCAGAAACAGAATGCCATTATGCGCCAGCGAAATTTCACCGGGCGCAGGAATTGAGCCTCCACCAACCATGGCCGTAAGTGAGGCGCTGTGATGGGGAGAACGAAAAGGCCGACAGCGCCAATGCTTATGCAGGTTGCTGGCATTGACCAGACTAAGGATCGCTGCACTCTCCAGGGCCTCCTGATTACTTAGCGGCGGTAAAAGCCCATTCAGGCGACTGGCCAGCATGGTTTTTCCGGTACCCGGAGGGCCAATAAGCAGCAGGTTATGGCCTCCGGCAGCAGTTATTTCCAGTGCTCGTTTCCCTTGCTCTTGTCCAATAACATCAGCAAGATCCTCTGTATAAGGTGGCAGAGAGGTATTCTCAGCAGAGGGAAGGGGTAACTCGTGCTTGCCTTCAAGAAAGGCACATACCTCCTGAAGATGAGTGGCAACAAAACAATCCCGCCCGCCTGTCAGCGCCACCTCTGCGGCATTTTCCTGAGCAACAATAATTTGCCGTCCGGTTTTAATCGCCTCTATAGCGCTGGAGATTGCGCCAGGAACCCCCCGTAACGCGCCTGTAAGCGCCAGCTCGCCCACAAGCTCATATTGGCCCAGTCGGGAAGTGCTGAGCTGCTCAGAGGCTGCCAGAAGCGCAACCGCGATGGGGAGATCGTACCTGCCACCCTCTTTAGGTAAATCAGCCGGCGCGAGATTAATAGTAATTTTCTTTGCCGGGAAGGTATAACCGCTGTTGATTATTGCACTACGGACCCGATCGCGCGCCTCTTTGACGGTGGTCTCCGGCAGGCCAACCATTGTCAGCCCGGGCAGACCATTACTGATATGAACTTCTACGGTGATAAGCGGTGCTGAAACCCCGAGCGCAGCGCGTGTAAAAACAATCGATAGCGACATAGATCCTCCTGGCAGGGAAGATTAGTCCTCAAAAGGAACGCTGTTAATAATCACCTTATCGATCTGCGAAGCAGGTTCCCGTCTGTTTGCTCATCCATGAAACATTACAACTTTCTCTGAACCGCCCGCGCAAAGTTAATCGAAACGGTAAACCTTCCTCTTTTATCGCCAACAGGTGAATTATTTTCATTTGCCATTTTTCTCATAAAAAACAAAGATTTTTTACTAAAGTGTTATCCTGCTCAGAAAATTCATTTTAAAAAAACATTGTGTTGTTTATGAAATCTGTGATAACTCTTTAGGTATTCCTTCGAACAAGAAGCCAGAAAGCATACAAATGAAAGCCCTTCTACGAGTGATTAGCCTGGTCGTGATTAGCGTGGTGGTGATTATTATCCCACCGTGCGGGGCTGCACTTGGACGAGGAAAGGCTTAAGAATCAAGCCTTAACGAACTAAGACCCCCGCACCGAAAGGTCCGGGGGTTTTTTTTGACCTTAAAAACAGAAGAGAGGAGCAGATAATGGTTAGTAGCATAAAATTCTGTTTCTCGCGATCTACAACGGGGAAGTCACTATGAATGGAGCACAATGGGTGGTACATGCGTTGCGAGCGCAGGGCGTCAACACCGTCTTTGGTTATCCCGGCGGTGCGATCATGCCAGTGTATGACGCGCTGTATGACGGTGGCCTGGAACACCTGTTGTGTCGTCACGAGCAGGGCGCGGCGATAGCGGCTATCGGCTATGCCCGTTCAACCGGTAAAACCGGCGTGTGTATCGCCACTTCTGGTCCGGGTGCAACCAACCTCATCACTGGACTGGCTGATGCACTTTTAGACTCTGTCCCTGTTGTTGCTATCACAGGCCAGGTCTCCGCGCCGTTTATGGGCACCGATGCATTTCAGGAAGTGGACGTCCTCGGTTTGTCGCTGGCCTGCACGAAACACAGCTTTTTAGTGCAGTCGCTGGAAGAGTTGCCGCGCGTGATAGCGGAAGCCTTTCAGGTGGCAAACTCAGGCCGCCCTGGTCCAGTGCTGGTCGATATTCCAAAAGACATTCAGTTAGCCACAGGCGAGCTGGAACCGCATTTTTCCACTGTTGAAAACGATACGACGTTTCCGCATGCTGACGTTGAGCTGGCGCGAAAAATGCTGGCACAGGCACACAAGCCGATGCTGTACGTGGGCGGCGGTGTCGGTATGGCCCAGGCCGTTCCGGCGCTGCGTGAATTTATCGCCGTGACGCAGATGCCCTCTACCTGCACCCTGAAGGGCTTAGGCGCAGTAGAGCCGAACGAGCCGCACTATCTGGGCATGTTAGGTATGCACGGCACCAAAGCCGCGAACTTTGCGATACAAGAGTGCGATTTACTGATTGCCGTCGGTGCACGTTTTGACGATCGTGTCACCGGCAAGCTGAATACCTTTGCGCCACACGCAAAAGTTATCCATATGGATATCGACCCGGCGGAAATGAATAAACTGCGTCAGGTACATGTCGGATTACAGGGCGATCTGAACGTATTATTGCCTGCCTTACAACAGCCGTTAGCCATTGAAGCGTGGCGGCAGTACAGCGCGAATTTACGTCGTGAACACGCTTGGCGTTACGATCATCCCGGCGAGGCTATCTATGCCCCGCTGCTGTTAAAACAGCTGTCTGACCGTAAGCCTGCCGACTGCGTCGTCACAACCGATGTTGGACAGCATCAAATGTGGTCAGCACAGCACATGACCTATAACCGCCCGGAAAACTTCATTACCTCCAGCGGGTTAGGCACGATGGGATTTGGTTTACCTGCCGCGGTAGGTGCACAAGTCGCGCGTCCTGATGATACGGTTATCTGTATCTCCGGTGACGGCTCCTTCATGATGAACGTGCAGGAGTTGGGCACCGTAAAACGCAAGCAGCTGCCATTGAAAATCGTATTAATTGATAACCAGCGTTTAGGCATGGTTCGCCAGTGGCAGCAGTTGTTTTTCCAGGAACGTTATAGCGAAACCATCCTGACCGATAATCCTGATTTTCTGATGCTGGCCAGCGCTTTTGGTATCCCCGGGCAGCACATCACGCGTAAAGACCAGGTTGAAGCCGCCCTCGATACCTTGCTGAACAGCGAAGGGCCATACCTGCTTCATGTCTCAATCGACGAACTTGAGAACGTCTGGCCGCTGGTTCCACCCGGTGCCAGTAACTCACAAATGCTGGAGAAATTATCATGATGCACCATCATGTCGCCGTAGAGGCACGCTTCAATCCGGAAACATTAGAACGTGTTTTACGCGTGGTTCGCCATCGTGGCTTCCAGATTTGTGCCATGAATATGGAAACCGCCGTCGATGCACAGAATATAAATATTGAATTGACCGTTGCCAGCCCCCGGCCCGTCGAATTACTGTTTAGTCAGTTGAATAAACTGGTCGACGTCGCTCGTGTCGAGATACAGCAACGAACAACTACATCACAACAAATCCGCGCCTGAGCGCAAAGGAAGAAAAATGACGACGAAAAAAGCTGATTACATTTGGTCCAATGGCGAGATGATTCGTTGGGAAGACGCGAAAGTTCACGTGATGTCTCACGCGCTTCACTACGGTACTTCAGTATTTGAAGGTATCCGTTGCTACGACTCTCACAAAGGACCCGTGGTGTTTCGCCATCGCGAACACATGCAGCGTCTGCGTGATTCAGCCAAAATCTATCGTTTCCCGGTTTCCCAGAGCGTTGATGAGTTGATGGAAGCTTGCCGCGAAGTGATCCGCAAAAACAATCTGACCAGCGCCTATATTCGTCCGCTGGTCTTTGTAGGTGATGTTGGCATGGGCGTAAACCCGCCGGAAGGGTATACCACGGACGTCATCATTGCTGCCTTCCCGTGGGGGGCTTACCTGGGCGCAGATGCGCTGGATCAGGGAATTGACGCGATGGTTTCTTCGTGGAACCGCGTTGCGCCGAACACCATTCCGACAGCAGCTAAAGCAGGTGGCAACTATCTTTCCTCTCTGCTGGTGGGCAGCGAAGCACGCCGTCATGGTTATCAGGAAGGCATCGCGCTGGATGTAAACGGCTATATTTCCGAGGGCGCGGGTGAAAACCTGTTTGAAGTCAAAGATGGCATCCTGTTTACCCCACCGTTTACCTCTTCTGCGCTGCCTGGCATTACGCGCGATGCGATTATTAAGCTGGCACAGGAGCTCGGCATTGAGGTTCGCGAGCAGGTATTGTCTCGCGAATCGCTATACCTGGCCGATGAAGTCTTTATGTCCGGTACGGCGGCAGAAATTACGCCGGTTCGCAGCGTTGACGGCATTCAGGTAGGTGAGGGCCGCTGTGGTCCGGTCACCAAACGTATTCAGCAAGCCTTCTTTGGCCTCTTTACCGGTGAAACCGACGATAAATGGGGCTGGTTGGATCAGGTTAATCGCTAAATATAAATATGGGACGGCACGCACCGTCCCATTTAATAGTCAGACGGGAGTAAATAAAGCATGCCTAAGTATCGTTCCGCCACTACCACCCATGGCCGTAATATGGCCGGAGCACGTGCGCTGTGGCGCGCCACCGGAATGACTGATGATGATTTCGGTAAGCCGATTATCGCGGTCGT
The Klebsiella sp. RIT-PI-d genome window above contains:
- the hdfR gene encoding HTH-type transcriptional regulator HdfR translates to MDTELLKTFLEVSKTRHFGRAAEALYLTQSAVSFRIRQLENQLGVNLFTRHRNNIRLTAAGEKLLPYAETLMNTWQAARKDVANTSRHNEFSIGASASLWECLLTEWLGKLYQAHEGLQFEARIAQRQSLVKQLHERQLDLLITTETPKMDEFSSQLLGHFTLALYCASASQLKADLNYLRLEWGADFQQHEQGLIASDDIPVLTTSSADLARRQLAGLNGCTWLPVSWAEEKGGMHTVTDSMTLTRPLYAIWLQNSDKQSQIREILKVVVFE
- a CDS encoding DUF413 domain-containing protein produces the protein MAESFTTTNRYFDNKYYPRGFSRHGDFTIKEAQLLERHGYAFNELDLGKREPATEEEVQFVAVCRGQREPVTEAERVWSKYMTRIKRPKRFHTLSGGKPQVEGAEDYTESED
- a CDS encoding YifB family Mg chelatase-like AAA ATPase, whose protein sequence is MSLSIVFTRAALGVSAPLITVEVHISNGLPGLTMVGLPETTVKEARDRVRSAIINSGYTFPAKKITINLAPADLPKEGGRYDLPIAVALLAASEQLSTSRLGQYELVGELALTGALRGVPGAISSAIEAIKTGRQIIVAQENAAEVALTGGRDCFVATHLQEVCAFLEGKHELPLPSAENTSLPPYTEDLADVIGQEQGKRALEITAAGGHNLLLIGPPGTGKTMLASRLNGLLPPLSNQEALESAAILSLVNASNLHKHWRCRPFRSPHHSASLTAMVGGGSIPAPGEISLAHNGILFLDELPEFERRVLDALREPIESGRIHISRTRAKITYPARFQLIAAMNPSPTGHYQGKHNRCSPEQTLRYLGRLSGPFLDRFDMSLEIPLPPPGLLSQPVKRGESSEEVRQRVIESQERQHSRQRTLNARLDSNALREHCRLRDEDALWLEQTLTQLGLSIRAWQRLLKVARTIADIERCERLERHHLQEALGYRAIDRLLIHLQKMMT
- the ilvL gene encoding ilv operon leader peptide, which produces MKALLRVISLVVISVVVIIIPPCGAALGRGKA
- the ilvG gene encoding acetolactate synthase 2 catalytic subunit — translated: MNGAQWVVHALRAQGVNTVFGYPGGAIMPVYDALYDGGLEHLLCRHEQGAAIAAIGYARSTGKTGVCIATSGPGATNLITGLADALLDSVPVVAITGQVSAPFMGTDAFQEVDVLGLSLACTKHSFLVQSLEELPRVIAEAFQVANSGRPGPVLVDIPKDIQLATGELEPHFSTVENDTTFPHADVELARKMLAQAHKPMLYVGGGVGMAQAVPALREFIAVTQMPSTCTLKGLGAVEPNEPHYLGMLGMHGTKAANFAIQECDLLIAVGARFDDRVTGKLNTFAPHAKVIHMDIDPAEMNKLRQVHVGLQGDLNVLLPALQQPLAIEAWRQYSANLRREHAWRYDHPGEAIYAPLLLKQLSDRKPADCVVTTDVGQHQMWSAQHMTYNRPENFITSSGLGTMGFGLPAAVGAQVARPDDTVICISGDGSFMMNVQELGTVKRKQLPLKIVLIDNQRLGMVRQWQQLFFQERYSETILTDNPDFLMLASAFGIPGQHITRKDQVEAALDTLLNSEGPYLLHVSIDELENVWPLVPPGASNSQMLEKLS
- the ilvM gene encoding acetolactate synthase 2 small subunit, yielding MMHHHVAVEARFNPETLERVLRVVRHRGFQICAMNMETAVDAQNINIELTVASPRPVELLFSQLNKLVDVARVEIQQRTTTSQQIRA
- a CDS encoding branched-chain amino acid transaminase; the protein is MTTKKADYIWSNGEMIRWEDAKVHVMSHALHYGTSVFEGIRCYDSHKGPVVFRHREHMQRLRDSAKIYRFPVSQSVDELMEACREVIRKNNLTSAYIRPLVFVGDVGMGVNPPEGYTTDVIIAAFPWGAYLGADALDQGIDAMVSSWNRVAPNTIPTAAKAGGNYLSSLLVGSEARRHGYQEGIALDVNGYISEGAGENLFEVKDGILFTPPFTSSALPGITRDAIIKLAQELGIEVREQVLSRESLYLADEVFMSGTAAEITPVRSVDGIQVGEGRCGPVTKRIQQAFFGLFTGETDDKWGWLDQVNR